The nucleotide window TTATTTAGTGTTTGTTTATTCTTTCTATTCTGGATTCTATGGAGTCGTGTATTGTGAGTGGGCAGTAGTTTGATGGTGTGGTTGCTTTAGTTTCTTTTTTTATTCTTTCTATTCGGGATTCCAGGGAGTCATGGATTTCTAGCGAGCATGGGTCTATGTGTTTTTTCTTGATGTATTTTTTTGTATTTGGTTTTGTTTTCATAATCTTCACCTTCTATTTAATGATTTAACGGCCCCACATATAAAGATTTTTAGAAATGAATAATCATTATAGATTAAATCTTTATTACAGTTACCTAGATTGTTTATTTCCTAAAAAAGTTGTTTAAAATCATTATATATCCTTAAAAATCATGAAGGTTTTTATTGGATTTTTCTGGAGCTCTTGAAATGAAAACAAAAAAATGGTTTGTTAAGTTTTTTCTTAACTTAGTTGGATGGATTGAAACAATTTATTTTGTTTTAATGGGTTATTTCTAGAAAATGCTTTTTTTCTTGTTTGATGTGGCTCTGCATTGTCCATTGAACTCGCATCGATGGCATCTGTCTTTATGATCGGTTGTTTTGGGTTTTCTTTCTTTATTTGAGATTTCCTATATCGCTTCTATCTGTTTTTCTATTTTTTCTCTCCAGATATCACTGAATCTCTCGATATAGATTACTTTGTAGTTTTTTTGGTTTCTGAGTTTAGCGTATAGGGTTCTGTTTGGATTGAATTTTTTTTCAAACATCACGCAGTATCCAAATACCTTTATTCTGTCGGGTGGGTATGGGACGTCACATGAATTGTTTTTAGTTATTATTATTCTGCAGTCCTCGATATGGATCTGGTCGATTCGGCCTGCAAGTTGTTTTCCTACGAGATGTACGTCACGGCCTATTAAAATCTCATCGGTCCCTTTTGTTCTCTTTAAGGCATCTTCGACAGTTATTTCAACGCTTGGTCTTTGTTTATTTTTTTCTGGATTTTCTTCCTCTTCAACATCTAGTAGGGGTTTGTTATCGTTGTATCCGGCCCGGAAATTATTAATTAGGTTTAAATAGAAACGCGTTTCACAGTAGTTGCATAACTTAAGCCACTGAATAGGTATTTTCCGGGCCATCCCAGTAGTCAATGTTCCTGTAAATCTTTAACTTTTAGGTGACACTGACATCCTCCCACGGCTAAAGCCGTGGGGTTCCCCCACTGGGGGTTGAACCCACGGATACGGAGAGGTTCGCAGGTTCGTCGTCACGTTGGACGATGACCTGCGTTTTGGGCTGTGCCAGTACAGCCCCCGCCTCGGACAGCGGTTTCGAGAACTTGCCCAAGGCTCGTTTACCAATATTCAGCGCACCGTTCTTGTCAGCGTTGTCAGTATATAGAGACTACTCACCTAAAGATGTTACGCAAGCATCCAACCCCAACCGTGGCTATGAATGTAAGAAACAGGTTTTTTGTTGGTGGTGGGTTAGGGGGGTTTGGTTGTTATTTGATTATTTGTTTGATTGTTCCAATTCCTTTGCTTTTTCCTTCTCTGAATATGAATTTCTGGCCTTTATGTACGTAGTGTGAGTTGAATTTGAATTTGAGTTTTGCTTCTGTTTTTTCTCCTGCTGTTATGTAGTCTCCTTTTATATCTGTGAACTTTGTTGCTTCTGATATTGTTTCTATGTGGATTACTGGTTCGTATCCTTCTTCTATTTTTGTTGGGTGGTTTAATACGACTATGTCAGCTATGAATTCTTTTACTGTTTCTGGGTTGGTTTGTGGTGAACATAATGCCATTCCTCTTTTTATGTCGATTTTTTCTGCTCCTTTTACTGATATGCCTACGATTTCTCCTGCTGATGCTTCTTCTACTCTGTGGTGGTGCATTTCGATGGTTTGTATCTTGACTTCTTTATATTCGTTGTCGATTGGTCCGAGTAGGGCTTTTTCTCCTGTTTTTATTTTACCGGTCATTACTGTGCCGCTGACGACTCGGCCGATGCCTGTTACTTTGTAGACTTTGTCTATATACATTCTGAATGGGCCTTGGCTTTGTTTCTGTCTTGGTGTTATGCAGTAGAATAAACGGTCGAGTAGGGGGATTCCTTCCATTGTTACGGCTGATGTCTTTATTATTGGGATTAATACGTCGTTTTGTTTGTTTATTATGGTTTGGATGTCTTTTTTGTCTTTTATTCTGTAGGGGACTTTCCCTACTTTTTTTATTAGGCGTGTTGTTTGTTCAAGAACCTCTTTGGTTCTTTCTGGTTCTACTAAATCGGTTTTTGTTATGGCTACTATTGTGGGGAGGTCCATAGCTAGTAGTATGCCTAGATGTTCTTTTGTGACGTGTGTTACTCCGTCGTCTGCTGCAACTACAAGTAGGCCGTAATCTAGTTTTTGTCCTACTATTCCTCTGATTGTTGTTCGTAACCAGGGTTCGTGGCCTACTGTATCGACGAAGGAGATGGCTTTAACTCCATTTGAGATTACTTCGCTTTTTTCTTGGTTGTTTAATGGGTTTTTTAGTTTTATTGGCTGTCCTTTTTCATCGAAACCGTATACTCCATAGCTGAGGTCGGCGCTTAGTCCTCGCTCTATTTCGTGGGGTTGTACATCGAAGTATGATCTGGCTTTGCCTGATCCGTTG belongs to Methanonatronarchaeum sp. AMET-Sl and includes:
- a CDS encoding GTP-binding protein; translation: MNELKKLINKGENGDVEFKEILKKDIHLNTDRKMGLASQLKYRLLEGNGSARYIIGVRDDGTIRGLNKTEFNETTEVINKIAEDIGAQIVETKTQTVDGKKTGLIKINSKSNQLEHLIIGTAGHVDHGKSTLLGAIVTGKPDNGSGKARSYFDVQPHEIERGLSADLSYGVYGFDEKGQPIKLKNPLNNQEKSEVISNGVKAISFVDTVGHEPWLRTTIRGIVGQKLDYGLLVVAADDGVTHVTKEHLGILLAMDLPTIVAITKTDLVEPERTKEVLEQTTRLIKKVGKVPYRIKDKKDIQTIINKQNDVLIPIIKTSAVTMEGIPLLDRLFYCITPRQKQSQGPFRMYIDKVYKVTGIGRVVSGTVMTGKIKTGEKALLGPIDNEYKEVKIQTIEMHHHRVEEASAGEIVGISVKGAEKIDIKRGMALCSPQTNPETVKEFIADIVVLNHPTKIEEGYEPVIHIETISEATKFTDIKGDYITAGEKTEAKLKFKFNSHYVHKGQKFIFREGKSKGIGTIKQIIK